A genomic window from Lotus japonicus ecotype B-129 chromosome 1, LjGifu_v1.2 includes:
- the LOC130733886 gene encoding CBL-interacting serine/threonine-protein kinase 10-like, giving the protein MENPSKILMQKYELGRLLGQGTFAKVYYGRSTITNQSVAVKVVDKDKVIRTGQVDNIKREVSIMRLVKHPNIIELFEVMATKAKIYFVMEYAKGGELFKKVAKGKLKEDVAHKYFKQLISAVDFCHSRGVYHRDIKPENILLDENENLKVSDFGLSALAETKRQDRLLHTTCGTPSYVAPEIIKRKGYDGAKADIWSCGVVLFVLLAGYAPFHDPNLMEMYRKISKAEFTFPHWFPKDVRRLLCKMLDPNPDTRISIAKIMQCSWFKKGPKSNCRQKKHEGGNKTVETNHSDQRDESEDGVAVEETRQESIVPVSINAFDIISLSSGFNLCGFFEDSIQKREARFTSRQPASVIISRLEEMAKRLKLKINKRASGLLKLEGSDEGRKGVLSIDAEIFEVTPSFHLVEVKKSNGDTLEYQRILKEEVRPALKDIVWVWQGDHQQEQYQHSLQQQIHEEQQHQSQ; this is encoded by the coding sequence ATGGAGAATCCATCAAAAATCTTGATGCAAAAATATGAATTAGGAAGATTACTAGGCCAAGGCACATTTGCAAAGGTTTACTATGGAAGAAGCACCATCACTAACCAGAGTGTGGCTGTTAAAGTTGTTGACAAGGATAAAGTTATCAGAACAGGGCAAGTTGATAATATCAAAAGGGAAGTTTCTATCATGAGACTTGTTAAGCATCCCAACATTATAGAGCTTTTTGAGGTCATGGCCACAAAGGCAAAGATTTACTTTGTTATGGAATATGCCAAAGGTGGAGAACTCTTCAAGAAAGTAGCTAAGGGGAAGCTGAAAGAAGATGTTGCACACAAATATTTCAAGCAGCTAATAAGTGCAGTGGATTTTTGTCACAGTAGAGGTGTGTACCATAGAGACATAAAGCCAGAGAACATTTTGCTTGATGAGAATGAGAACCTGAAAGTCTCAGATTTTGGGTTGAGTGCTTTAGCTGAAACCAAAAGACAAGATCGTTTGCTTCATACAACTTGTGGAACACCTTCATATGTTGCTCCTGAAATCATCAAAAGGAAAGGCTATGATGGCGCCAAAGCTGATATTTGGTCTTGTGGGGTGGTTCTGTTTGTTTTACTTGCAGGTTATGCACCTTTCCATGACCCAAATTTGATGGAGATGTATAGGAAGATAAGCAAAGCAGAGTTTACTTTTCCTCATTGGTTCCCAAAAGATGTGAGGAGATTATTGTGCAAGATGTTGGATCCAAATCCTGACACTAGGATTTCTATAGCTAAGATAATGCAGTGTTCTTGGTTTAagaagggaccaaaatcaaattgTAGACAGAAAAAACATGAAGGGGGAAACAAGACAGTGGAAACAAATCATTCTGATCAAAGGGATGAGAGTGAGGATGGTGTAGCAGTTGAAGAAACGAGGCAAGAGTCGATTGTTCCTGTGAGTATAAATGCCTTTGATATCATTTCCCTTTCATCTGGTTTTAATCTATGTGGATTCTTTGAAGACAGCATTCAGAAAAGGGAAGCAAGGTTCACTTCAAGACAACCTGCATCAGTGATCATTTCAAGGCTTGAAGAAATGGCCAAGAGGCTGAAGCTGAAGATAAACAAAAGGGCTTCTGGGTTGTTGAAATTAGAGGGTTCTGATGAAGGTAGGAAGGGGGTTTTGTCCATTGATGCTGAGATCTTTGAGGTGACTCCATCTTTCCATTTGGTGGAAGTGAAAAAATCAAATGGGGATACATTGGAGTATCAGAGGATATTGAAAGAGGAGGTAAGGCCTGCTCTCAAAGACATTGTTTGGGTTTGGCAAGGTGATCATCAACAAGAGCAATATCAACATTCATTGCAGCAGCAGATACATGAAGAGCAGCAACATCAATCACAGTGA